The genomic DNA GTCGGAGGCGTTCGTCGACGCGGCGGCGAAGGCGGGGGAGATGGTGGGGCTGACCCTGTTGGAGGGCGTCGGCCACTTCCCGCTGATCGATCCGTCGGCGGACGCGTGCGCGGTGGTGGCGGAGGAGCTGGCCCAGCTGGCGTGGTGAGCGCGGCCGGTTCGGGCTCCGGCACCCGGGTGGTACGCGGGGCGCCCGTGGGGTGTGCGGTGGTCGCGCGGGGCGCCCGTGGTGTGTGTGCGGTGGTACGCGGGGACTGCGGCGCGGGTCCTGACGCCGTCCCGTAGTACTTGAGGGGGACGGTCCAGGATCCGTATCGGTGCTGACGACCCGCGCCGCGCCGCCGCCTACCGTGGAGACGTGACCGAGACCCATACGAACACCAGAAGCCCGGAGCTGCGGGTGGCCTCAGGCGCGATCGCGGGCCTGCGGCAGGACCTCTTCCACGACGCGTTCGCCTACCGCCCGATGGGCCCGAGGAGGGGCGAGGGGCGGATCTTCCGGCTGGTGCCCGCGCGGCTGCGGCAGTACGCCGTCTGGACCCCGCACGGTGTGGTGCTGCTGGCGGCCGTGTTCACCGTGCTGCTGGGCCTCGACACCTGGGACCACCAGGTCGTCGTCGCCGCGCTGCCCGCGATTCCGGTCGCGCTGAGCCTGGTCAGGCCGGTCGCCGCGTTCTGGGTGTCGATGGTCTCCTCCCTGATCTCCGCCATGGGGAGCGGCGACGGGCTGTGGGGGCCCGCCAGCCTGTTCTCGCACCTGGTGGTGCTGGTGGTCGTGGCGGCCAGGACACGGCCGCGTACCGCCGCCTGGATGTGGGCGCTGACCCTGCTGTTCGGCATGCTGCTGCAGAGCGTCGGGCCCATGCGGGACTCCGACGGCGCCGGGCCGATGCTCGTGCTCTCCGCCCTGGCGCTGCTCGTGGTGAGCATGATCCAGGTACGGCGCGACGCCGAGCGCGAAGTGACCGTGCAGCGCACCGTCACCGCCGTCGAGCGCGACCGGCGCACGCTCCTGGAGGAGCGCACCACCATCGCCCGTGAGCTGCATGACGTCGTGGCCCACCACATGTCGGTCGTCGCGATCCAGGCGGAGGCCGCGCCCTACCGGGTGGAGAACCCGCCGCCCGAGCTGGAGCAGGCGTTCGTCACCATCCGGGAGAACGCCGTGGCCGCCCTCACCGAGCTGCGCCGGGTGCTCGGAGTGGTCCGCGCCGACGACTACGAGGCGCCGGACGCCCCGCAGCCCACCCTCGACGGGCTCGACGGCCTTCTCGCCAATGTGCGGGAGGCGGGTCTGGAGTCGGAGAAGACGATCACGGGCGCGGTGCGCGAACTGCCGCAGGGCGTCGAGCTGTCGGCGTACCGGATCATTCAGGAGGCCCTCAGCAACACCCTGCGGCACGCGCCGGGGGCGACGGCCCGGGTCGAGCTCGGCTATGTGCTCGGCGGTCTCGGACTGCGCGTCGTCAACGGGCCGCCGACCGGGCTGGTGAAGCCGTCGCCGGGGGCCGGGCACGGGATCACGGGGATGCGGGAGCGGGTCGCGATGCTGAACGGGGAGATGACCGCCGGGCCGACCGGGGACGGCGGATACGAGATCGCCGCGTTCATCCCCGTGCAGTCGGCGCACGACGACACCCACGAGGCCCATGACGCCCGCGCGGCACGGGACGCGAAGAGCGACCGGGGCACGCGGGACACGGACGGCACCGGGCAGGGCGAGGGCGCATGAACGACATCCGGGTGCTGATCGTCGACGACCAGATGATGGTGCGCGAGGGCTTCTCCGTGCTGCTCAACGCGATGCCGGGGATCGAGGTCGCGGGCGAGGCGGTCGACGGGCGGCAGGCCGTCTCGCAGGTCGCGGCCCTGCGCCCCGACGTGGTGCTGATGGACATCCGGATGCCCGTGATGAACGGCATCGAGGCGACCCGCGAGATCGTGGCGCAGGACGCGGACGCGAAGGTGCTGGTGCTCACGACGTTCGACCTCGACGAGTACGTGTACCAGGCACTGCGGGCCGGGGCCTCCGGCTTCCTGCTCAAGGACGCCTCCGCGCGGCAGCTGGCCGACGGCGTACGGGTGGTGGCGTCGGGGGAGGCGCTGCTCGCGCCGACGGTGACGCGGCGGCTGATCACCGAGTTCTCGAAGCTCGCCGAGACCCCCCGGCCGCCGGCCCTCGCCCGGGTCGGCGACCTCACGGAACGCGAGACGGAGGTGCTGGTGCTCATCGCGCAGGGCCTGTCGAACGCGGAGATCGCCTCGCATCTGGTGGTCGCCGAATCCACCATCAAGACGCATGTGAGCCGCATCCTGGTGAAGCTCGGGCTGCGCGACCGGACCCAGGCGGCGGTGTTCGCGTACGAGGCGCGGCTGGTCACGCCCGGATAGCGCGGGGACGGCGGTACCGGGGCGGTACCCGGGGCGGTCCCCTTGCGCCGGCGGCCGGTGCCGGTAGCGTCGGGTCATGCACGTGTCCTTCGATCCCTGGTCCCCGGCGTTCGTCGCCGACCCGTATCCCACCTACGCGGCCCTGCGCGCCGGTGGCCGGGCGCACTACTTCGAGCCGACCCGGCAGTGGCTGATCCCGCACTACGCCGATGTGTCGGGCCTGCTGCGCGACCGGCGGCTGGGCCGCACGTATCTGCACCGCTTCAGCCACGAGGAGTTCGGCCGCGCGGCGCCGCCCGCCGCGCACGAGCCGTTCACCGTCCTCAACGGGCAGGGCCTGCTCGATCTGGAGGCCCCGGACCACACCCGTATCCGGCGGCTGGTCTCCAAGGCGTTCACCCCGCGTACGGTCGAGCGGCTCGCCCCGACCGTACGGCGGCTGGCGGCCGAGCTGGTGGACGCGTTCGTCGCGGAGGGCGGCGGCGATCTCCTCGCGGCCGTCGCCGAGCCGCTGCCGGTCGCCGTCATCGCCGAGATGCTCGGCGTTCCGGAGTCCGACCGGGCGCTGCTGCGGCCCTGGTCGGCGGCGATCTGCGGGATGTACGAGCTGAACCCGTCCGAGGAGACCGCACGGGCCGCCGTCCGGGCCTCGGCCGACTTCTCCGCGTATCTGCGCGGGCTGATCGCCGAGCGGCGCGGGAAGCCCGGGGACGACCTGATCTCCGCGCTCATCGCCGCCCATGACGAGGGGGAGCGGCTCAGCGAGCAGGAGATGATCTCCACCTGTGTACTGCTGCTGAACGCGGGCCACGAGGCGACGGTCAACACCACCGTCAACGGCTGGCGCACCCTCTTCCGGCACCCGGACCAGCTGGAGGCGCTGCGCGCGGACCACGGGATGCTGCCGACGGCCGTGGAGGAACTGCTGCGGTACGACACCCCGTTGCAGCTGTTCGAGCGCTGGGTGCTGGACGACATCGAGATCGACGGCACGGTGATTCCGCGCGGCTCGGAGGTGGCGCTGCTGTTCGGCTCGGCCAACCGGGACCCGGAGCGGTTCGCCCGGCCGGACGAGCTGGATCTGTCCCGGCCGGACAACCCGCACATCAGCCTGGGCGCGGGCATCCACTACTGCCTCGGGGCGCCGCTGGCCCGCGTGGAACTCGCCGCGTCCTTCGGTGAGCTGCTGCGCAGGGCGCCGGAGATGCGGCTGGCGGCGGAGCCGGAGTGGAACCCCGGATTCGTCATCCGGGGGCTGAAGGAGCTGCGCGTGGAGCTGTGAGGGGCGCTGCCGGGATCAGCGGGCGCGCACCGGGACCAGCGGGGGTGGTCCCGGGATCAGCGGGGGTGGTCCCGGGATCAGCAGGGGTGGTCCCGGGATCAGCAGGGGCCCGGGGGACGCGCCGGGCGGTGTACCCGGTTCCGCTTCGCCCCGGGACTCTCCCGGGGCACAGGCGCGTCCGGCCGGGTGGGTCAGGCGAGCAGGGCGCGGTACCAGTCGGCGGAGGCGGCCAGCCCGGCGAGGGGGCCGGGGCCGGGATCCACTCCGGTGCGCTCCCAGATCGCGTCGGAGCGGTACCAGTGGTCCTGGGCGAGCAGATGGAACTGCCGCTCGCTCACGGCTCCCGGGTGGGCGGCGTGCTCCTCGACGCAGCGCTCCCAGGACAGGTCCTCGTCGGCGGGGGCGGGGACGACGCCGTGCCCGGCGAGGGCCGCGACCAGGTCGCCGATCCGTACCGGCCGGGGGTGCGCCGCGTGGAACACCGAGGGCCCCGGGGGCCCCGGTGCCAGTGCGACGGAGGTGATCAGCCGCGCCAGGTCCGGCGCGTCCACGACCGACAGCGACGCGGCGCCGCCGTCCCACCGGCCGGGCACCCGCTTCAGCAGGTCGGCCAGCGCGGGCACGACCCAGCGGTCTCCGGCCCCCAGGACCAGCCCGGCGCGGAGCACCACCGCTCCGGCCCGCAGCGCGTGCTGTTCGCCCGCGAGCCGGGTGGCGCTGGCGGCCGATACGGGAGCGGGCGTGAGTTCCGCGATGTCCTGGCCGGTGTGCGGCCCCCGGCCGTAGACGGCCGTGGTGGACAGCTGTACGACGCGTGGCGTCCCGG from Streptomyces sp. NBC_00654 includes the following:
- a CDS encoding cytochrome P450; the protein is MHVSFDPWSPAFVADPYPTYAALRAGGRAHYFEPTRQWLIPHYADVSGLLRDRRLGRTYLHRFSHEEFGRAAPPAAHEPFTVLNGQGLLDLEAPDHTRIRRLVSKAFTPRTVERLAPTVRRLAAELVDAFVAEGGGDLLAAVAEPLPVAVIAEMLGVPESDRALLRPWSAAICGMYELNPSEETARAAVRASADFSAYLRGLIAERRGKPGDDLISALIAAHDEGERLSEQEMISTCVLLLNAGHEATVNTTVNGWRTLFRHPDQLEALRADHGMLPTAVEELLRYDTPLQLFERWVLDDIEIDGTVIPRGSEVALLFGSANRDPERFARPDELDLSRPDNPHISLGAGIHYCLGAPLARVELAASFGELLRRAPEMRLAAEPEWNPGFVIRGLKELRVEL
- a CDS encoding NAD(P)-dependent oxidoreductase, which gives rise to MNSTRIVVTGGTGFVGTHVVRALAARDGVTVRLAGRRPAPDGPPGVEWVPAELTDTGSLHGICEDADVLIHLASKVSGTEESCRAVNATGTGALMAEAVRAGTPRVVQLSTTAVYGRGPHTGQDIAELTPAPVSAASATRLAGEQHALRAGAVVLRAGLVLGAGDRWVVPALADLLKRVPGRWDGGAASLSVVDAPDLARLITSVALAPGPPGPSVFHAAHPRPVRIGDLVAALAGHGVVPAPADEDLSWERCVEEHAAHPGAVSERQFHLLAQDHWYRSDAIWERTGVDPGPGPLAGLAASADWYRALLA
- a CDS encoding response regulator transcription factor, with amino-acid sequence MNDIRVLIVDDQMMVREGFSVLLNAMPGIEVAGEAVDGRQAVSQVAALRPDVVLMDIRMPVMNGIEATREIVAQDADAKVLVLTTFDLDEYVYQALRAGASGFLLKDASARQLADGVRVVASGEALLAPTVTRRLITEFSKLAETPRPPALARVGDLTERETEVLVLIAQGLSNAEIASHLVVAESTIKTHVSRILVKLGLRDRTQAAVFAYEARLVTPG
- a CDS encoding sensor histidine kinase, with product MTETHTNTRSPELRVASGAIAGLRQDLFHDAFAYRPMGPRRGEGRIFRLVPARLRQYAVWTPHGVVLLAAVFTVLLGLDTWDHQVVVAALPAIPVALSLVRPVAAFWVSMVSSLISAMGSGDGLWGPASLFSHLVVLVVVAARTRPRTAAWMWALTLLFGMLLQSVGPMRDSDGAGPMLVLSALALLVVSMIQVRRDAEREVTVQRTVTAVERDRRTLLEERTTIARELHDVVAHHMSVVAIQAEAAPYRVENPPPELEQAFVTIRENAVAALTELRRVLGVVRADDYEAPDAPQPTLDGLDGLLANVREAGLESEKTITGAVRELPQGVELSAYRIIQEALSNTLRHAPGATARVELGYVLGGLGLRVVNGPPTGLVKPSPGAGHGITGMRERVAMLNGEMTAGPTGDGGYEIAAFIPVQSAHDDTHEAHDARAARDAKSDRGTRDTDGTGQGEGA